The following nucleotide sequence is from Streptomyces pactum.
GCACCCCGGGCGCGGCGGCGGCTCCGGCACGGGGCCGGCCCCCGGCGAAGGGACTGTGATGCCGGGGCCGCGACCGGCGGTGCCCGGACGCGGGCGGCCCGGGGTCCGGCGGCCCGCCCGGGGGCGTGACGGGCGGTGCGGGGGTGGTCGCCGGTCCGGGTGATCCGCTCCGTACAGTGAGGGCCATGTCCGAGGACTCGCCGCTGATCCAGAGTTTGCGTACGGCCGTCGCCGCCGCGCCCGGTGATGTGCCGTTGCGGCTGCACCTGGCGGAACTCCTGCTCAACGAGGGGCGGCCCGACGCGGCCGTCGCGGAGGTGGCCGTCGCCCTCCAGCAGGCGCCCGGCGACGCCGCGGCTCGGGAGCTGATGGGCCGTCTGATGGCCCCGCCGCAGCCGGCCGGGTCCTCCGCCCCGGTGGCCGGAACCGGTCCCGCCGGAGCGCCGCCCGCCCCGGCCGCAACCCACCCCCGCCGGCACCACGCCGGTGGCCGGAACCACGCCCACCGAAACCCGTCCCACCGAAGCCGCCCACGCCCGCACGGCCCCCCACCGCCCCCGCCGCACCGCCGCCCGCCGGACCGCCGCCCGCCGGACCGGCCGGGGGCCACGGCGGACCCGGCGGCCACCCCGGCCACGGCCCCCACGGGGACGGGCACGTCCGGGGCGGCCACGGCGACGGCAACGTCCAGGACGGGCCCGGCGGCCGGGCCGGCTTCGACTGGCGGGCGGCCGAGGAGCAGGTCGGCGACGTGGTCCCGCCGCGGTTCGTGGCGTCCGCGCCGGCCGCCGACGACAGCGGCGAGGCCGCCGGTGCCGCCGTGTGGGACGTGGCCGCGCCGGGTGCCGTACGGCTGGCGGACGTCGGCGGCATGCAGGAGGTCAAGGACCGGCTGGAGGCGGCCTTCCTGGCCCCCCTGCGCAACCCGGAACTGCGCAGGCTGTACGGCAAGAGCCTGCGCGGCGGGCTGCTGCTGTACGGGCCTCCCGGCTGCGGCAAGACCTTCATCGCCCGGGCCGTCGCCGGCGAACTGGGCGCGAACTTCCTGTCGGTGTCGGTCAACGACGTCCTCGACATGTGGATCGGCAACTCCGAACGGAACATGCACGAGGTCTTCGCCACCGCGCGCCGGACCGCGCCCTGCGTGGTCTTCCTCGACGAGTTGGACGCCCTGGGCGGCAAGCGCAGCCGGAACCAGAGCAGCGGCATGCGCAACACCGTCAACCAGCTGCTGATCGAGCTGGACGGGATCGACTCGGCGGCCAACGAGGGCGTCTTCGTGCTGGCCGCCACCAATGTGCCCTGGGAGGTGGACCTCGCGCTGCGCCGGCCCGGCCGGCTGGACCGCACCCTCCTCGTGCTGCCGCCCGACGCGCCCGCGCGCGAGGCGATCCTCCGCTACCACCTGCGCGACCGGCCCATCGAGAACGTCGACCTGGGCCGGCTCGCGAAGGCCACCGACGGCCTGTCAGGCGCCGACCTGGCCCATGTGTGCGAGTCCGCGGCGGAGATGGCGCTGCTCGACTCGGCACGTTCCGGCAGCGTCCGCATGATCGGCATGAAGGACCTGCTGGCCGCCGCGAAGACCGTCGTGCCGTCCACCGAGCCCTGGTTCGCCGCCGCCCGCAACGTGGCCATGTTCGCCAACGAGGGCGGCGCCTACGACGACCTGGTGGCCTATCTCAGGAAGAAGCGCAAGCTGTGACAACGGTGGACACGGTCGTGGAGCGGGCGCACGCGCTCATCGACCTCAAGCGGTACGACGAGGCCGCGGCGCTGCTCGGGCAGCACCTGGCCGGGCAGCCGGACCACCTCCGCGGCTGGACCGCGCTGGCCCGCTGCCACTTCAACGCCAGGCGGTACAAGGAGGCGCTCGACGCGGCCGACACCGCGCTCCGGCTCGACCCGGAGAACCGCCAGGCGCTCATGCTGCGCGGCCGCTCGCTGCGCCATGTGGGCGGGCGGTTCGAGGAGGCCGAGGAGACCCTCCGCGCACTGGTGCGGCTCTCCCCCGACGACTGGTACGGCTACACGATCCTCGCCGACCTGCTGTGCCGGATGCGCCTGGTCCGCCACGGCCAGGCCAACGGGGGCCGGATCGACCCGGCGGCGGTGAAGGACCTGCTGCGGGAGCCCGCCGACATCGCCGGGGAGGCGATACGCCTGGCCCCCGAGGAGGTCCACGCCTACGAGGTGGCGTGGATGATCGCGGACCTGGCGGGCGAGCGGGCGGTCGCCGACACACTGGACCGGTCCATCCTGCGGCTGGCGCCCGATCACCCGGAGGCGCTGGCGCGGCAGGCGAAGAGGGCGGCGCAGGCGCCCGGGGTGAAGCCCGCCCGGGCGGCCGACCTGTACGCCGAGGCGCTCGCCGCCGCCCCGGACGACGCCGGGCTCCGGCGCGACCTGGACCGGGCCACCTACCGGCTGCTGCGCGGCGTGCGCTGGCTGGCGCTGATCTGCGTGGCGGCCGCGGGGGTCATGCTCGACCTGTTCGCCGTGGAGGGGGAGGAGCAGCGGGAACTCCCGGTGTCCCTGGGCCAGCGGCTGTGGGCGCTCGTCCCCATGGCGGCGCTGTGGGCGTTCGGCGCCTGGCGGCGTTACCGCCGGCTGCGTACCGGCGTCCGGCTCAACGTGTGGTCCCTGGTGCGCCGCGGCCGGTGGGCGCGGGTGGTCCTGGCGCAGGCGGCCTGGGCCGTGCTCTGCGCGCTGCTGATCTCCCAGGTGCCCTGGTCCGAACGCACCGTGCCCCAGGTCCTGTTCTGGGCCGGGATCGCGCCCACCCTGGCCACGGTCTGGTTCGACCGGAGGAAGTCCGGCTGACCGACCCGCAGGACGGCGAGGGTGGCGGGGGTGGCCGTCGTGAGCCCCCGCCGCCCCGGTCGCCCTACGCGTCCCGCGTCAGCCGTTCTCGGGCAGGTCGCGCTCGGCCGGGGCGGGCGCCGCGAGCCCGCGGGCCGCGGGCTGCTTGCCGCAGAAGGCCGCCTCCAGGCTGCCGCCGAGCGCGGTGTTGGCCGCTCCGCGGTTGGAGGTGTTGGCCATCGCCGACAGGCTGCGCCTGCCGTCCCGGGTGGTGAACGCGTAGGTGTAGTAGCCCTGGACGGTGCCGGTGTGCCCGTACACCGAGGTGCCGCAGGACAGGTCGTAGCGGCGCAGGCCGAGTCCGTAGAAACGGGTGCCGGTGGTGTCGGTCGGGCTCATGGTGAGCATGGCGTCCATCAGGTGGGGCGGGAGCAGCCGGCCGCCGAGCAGGGCGGACATGAAGGTGTTCAGGTCCTTCTCGTCGGAGATCATCGCCCCCGCCGCCTGTGCCCAGGACAGCGTCTGCTCGGTGGAGTCCACCAGCGGCGCCCCGGCCTCGTCGGGGTGGAGGTAGCCGCGGATGTGCCGCCCCTCGATCGCCGTGTCGGGGTGGACGTAGGAGGTGTTCCGCAGCCCCAGGGGCTTGATGACGCGGCGTTGGTACTCCGTGGCCACCGACCGGCCGGTGGTCTTCTCGATGAGCATGCCGACGATGACGAAGTTGGTGTTCGAGTACCGGTACGCGGCCCCCGGCTCGGTGGTCCGCGGCTCGCTCAGCGAGAGGTCCACCAGCTCCTGGTGGCTGAAGACCCGGTTGCGGACGGCCTCGAAGCCGGGGACGGTCCGCTCGAACATGGCGTTGGTGTAGTCGGCGAGCCCGCTGCGGTGCGTCAGCAGGTGGCGCACGGTGATCCGGTCGTCGGGGAGCAGCCCGGGCAGGTACCGGTTGACCGGCTCGTCCAGGTCGATCCGCCCCTCGGCCACCAGCTGCAGCAGCACGACGGCGGAGAAGGTCTTGGTGACACTGCCGATCCGGAAGCGGGCGCGCGGGTCCATCGGTGCGCCGGTGGTCCGGTCCCGTACCCCCTCGGCGCGGACGCGGACCCCGTCGGGGCCGGTGTAGCGGGCCATGGCGCCGGGTGCGCCGGCGGCCAGGGTGTTACGCAGGGCCTGGGACACCCCGTCCAGGTCGGGGGCCGTCCCGGTGGTGGCCGGGGCCGTCCGGGCGGCGGGCGCGGCGGTGGACGCGGCATCCGTGGCGAGCGCCGGCGGCGCCGCGACCGCGACGGTCAGCAGAGCCGCACCGAGCATGACGGTGCGGTGGGTGGTCAGGAACACAGATCTCCTCGTGTGAGGGGTGGTTGGCGGCCATCCGGGAAGATCGCCGCCCCTTCGAGGGGGAGCCTACTCACCGCCGGCGACCGGAACGGCCGCGGCGGCCGGCAGCGGCGCGGGCCGGTGACGGCGCGGTGGCGACCGGCGGGTGAGCGCGGAATACGGCCGGTTACGGGCCGGGAAACCGGGGGGCGTGACGGGCGGCGCGGGGGGCGGTGGGTGCCGGGCCGCGCCGGTCGGTGGGGCCCGGTTGCGGGACGAGGGTGGGAGTGGGGGCCGAGGGCTGAGGGCCGGCGCGTCGGGCGAGGCCCGGTCGTGGGCGGGGGCGACGCGTCGGGCGGCTGTGGACGTGCGCGCCGCCGGGGACGCCCTGGCGGTGCCCCCTGGAAACCGGGGAGCCGGTGCCGGGCGGGGGCGCCGCCACGGCCGATACCCGGGCCGGTCACCCGGGCGGGCGCGGCCGGGGGGCGGACCGGGGCGGACCGGCATAGCCTGGGAGCTCCCCAGGGGGTTCGTCCGGGAGGTGTGCCATGCGCCCCGTCTGGTCCGGCGCCGTCAGCTTCGGCCTGGTCACGATCCCGATCAAGGTGTTCCCGGCCACCGAGGACCACGCGATCAGCTTCCGGCAGTACCACACCGCCGACCAGGGCCGGATCCGGTACCGCAAGGTGTGCGAGCTGGAGGACAAGGAGCTGGCCCCGGAGGAGATCGGGCGCGCCTACGACGCCGGGGGCGGCACCCTGGTACCGGTCTCCGACCAGGACCTGGACCGGCTGCCGCTGCCGACCGCCAAGGCGATCGAGGTGTCGGCGTTCGTGGACGCCGACCGTATCGATCCGCTGCGGTTCGGGCGCCCCTACTTCCTCCAGGCCGCCGGTGACCTCGCGGCCAAGCCGTACGTGCTGCTGCGGGAGGCGCTCAAGCGCACGGACCGGATCGCGCTCACCAAGTACGCCTGGCACAACCGGGAGCGGCTCGGCGCGCTCCGGGTGGTCGGAGACACCATCGTCCTCCAGGCCATGCACTGGCCCGACGAGATCCGTTCCGCCGAGGGGCTGGCCCCCGGGGAGCGGGTGGACGTCTCCGATGCCGAGGTGGACGAGGCGCTGGCGCTGATGGAGGCCATCGGCGGCACGGACCTGTCCGCGTACCGGGACCGGTACCGCGAGGCGCTGGAGGCCGTCATCCAGGCCAAGGCCGAGGGCAAGGAGCCGCCTGTGGCGGAGGCCGAGGAGGCACCGGCGGGCCAGGTCGTCGATCTCATGGCCGCCCTGCGGAACAGCGTGCGCGCCGCGCAGGAACGCCGCGGCGAACCGGGAGAGGCCGATGTGCACGAGCTGGCGGACCGCCCGGCGAAGAAGACCGGGTCCCGGAAGGCCGGCGGGAGCGGGAAGCCGGCGGCGAAGAAGGCCCCGCGGAAGCGGGCCGCCTCCTGACGACGGCC
It contains:
- the ku gene encoding non-homologous end joining protein Ku, which encodes MRPVWSGAVSFGLVTIPIKVFPATEDHAISFRQYHTADQGRIRYRKVCELEDKELAPEEIGRAYDAGGGTLVPVSDQDLDRLPLPTAKAIEVSAFVDADRIDPLRFGRPYFLQAAGDLAAKPYVLLREALKRTDRIALTKYAWHNRERLGALRVVGDTIVLQAMHWPDEIRSAEGLAPGERVDVSDAEVDEALALMEAIGGTDLSAYRDRYREALEAVIQAKAEGKEPPVAEAEEAPAGQVVDLMAALRNSVRAAQERRGEPGEADVHELADRPAKKTGSRKAGGSGKPAAKKAPRKRAAS
- a CDS encoding tetratricopeptide repeat protein: MTTVDTVVERAHALIDLKRYDEAAALLGQHLAGQPDHLRGWTALARCHFNARRYKEALDAADTALRLDPENRQALMLRGRSLRHVGGRFEEAEETLRALVRLSPDDWYGYTILADLLCRMRLVRHGQANGGRIDPAAVKDLLREPADIAGEAIRLAPEEVHAYEVAWMIADLAGERAVADTLDRSILRLAPDHPEALARQAKRAAQAPGVKPARAADLYAEALAAAPDDAGLRRDLDRATYRLLRGVRWLALICVAAAGVMLDLFAVEGEEQRELPVSLGQRLWALVPMAALWAFGAWRRYRRLRTGVRLNVWSLVRRGRWARVVLAQAAWAVLCALLISQVPWSERTVPQVLFWAGIAPTLATVWFDRRKSG
- a CDS encoding serine hydrolase domain-containing protein, producing the protein MLGAALLTVAVAAPPALATDAASTAAPAARTAPATTGTAPDLDGVSQALRNTLAAGAPGAMARYTGPDGVRVRAEGVRDRTTGAPMDPRARFRIGSVTKTFSAVVLLQLVAEGRIDLDEPVNRYLPGLLPDDRITVRHLLTHRSGLADYTNAMFERTVPGFEAVRNRVFSHQELVDLSLSEPRTTEPGAAYRYSNTNFVIVGMLIEKTTGRSVATEYQRRVIKPLGLRNTSYVHPDTAIEGRHIRGYLHPDEAGAPLVDSTEQTLSWAQAAGAMISDEKDLNTFMSALLGGRLLPPHLMDAMLTMSPTDTTGTRFYGLGLRRYDLSCGTSVYGHTGTVQGYYTYAFTTRDGRRSLSAMANTSNRGAANTALGGSLEAAFCGKQPAARGLAAPAPAERDLPENG